One window of the Pseudobdellovibrionaceae bacterium genome contains the following:
- a CDS encoding BlaI/MecI/CopY family transcriptional regulator — MAKASLGQQELEVLGLISDREPVSVREVAEAFAQSHGLARTTILTVMDRLRAKGYLSRKKSGGLFMYKTCQKKSQVLRHQVKDFVEKNLGGYVSPFLAYLSDEKVKLDEDELAELKRLIARYENDEQKEAGQ, encoded by the coding sequence ATGGCAAAGGCGAGTCTAGGTCAGCAAGAGCTGGAAGTATTGGGTCTTATCAGTGATCGGGAGCCGGTTTCAGTGCGCGAGGTGGCGGAGGCCTTTGCTCAGAGTCACGGATTGGCGCGGACCACGATCTTAACGGTGATGGACCGTCTGCGAGCCAAGGGATATTTGAGCCGGAAGAAGAGCGGGGGTTTATTCATGTATAAGACCTGTCAGAAGAAGTCCCAGGTCTTGCGCCATCAAGTGAAGGATTTTGTAGAGAAGAATCTGGGTGGTTATGTGTCGCCCTTTTTGGCCTATCTGTCAGATGAAAAGGTCAAGCTGGATGAGGATGAGTTGGCTGAACTTAAAAGACTCATTGCCAGATATGAAAACGATGAACAAAAGGAGGCGGGACAATGA
- a CDS encoding transposase — MTTTTIALDIAKEKIHVYGVDSQNRVIIDKVFNRKKLLSFLANHQPVKIFMESCAGSNWLCQRLNQMGHHASRISAQHVKPYASHQKNDRNDARAILEASRRPGALL, encoded by the coding sequence ATGACAACTACAACGATCGCACTTGATATTGCAAAGGAGAAAATCCACGTTTATGGCGTAGATAGCCAAAATCGCGTCATAATAGACAAAGTTTTTAATCGAAAGAAACTCCTCTCTTTTTTGGCTAACCATCAGCCGGTGAAAATATTTATGGAGTCTTGTGCCGGTTCAAATTGGCTTTGCCAGCGCCTCAATCAAATGGGACATCATGCGTCTCGTATTTCAGCTCAGCACGTAAAGCCTTATGCGAGCCACCAGAAGAATGACCGTAATGATGCTCGCGCTATTTTGGAGGCTAGCCGAAGGCCAGGTGCTCTTTTGTAG
- a CDS encoding Hsp20 family protein: MSSEVSRSQARQNQDLQLLQEQYRQRRKKVMEQNEQDMARLRETYREREQDIRNSGEASVNHIRKNMDAKVTNTRVQSEHAVRSEKERQARVYEEVQRQGTARLDNLKQDHQAREKAVGRDVRVARERRDRLVDQERENTKNILDNENQRRKKIEAYSAESIEEARTNAQKKREEVNRTSSEEIKRLHTSQQKKIQEARQRHEEQYSQFSQQGQERLKTLRDQNQVVYENEREQANKTLQDLRVRSSNEIHSQQRQGEEQLHTMKEQHQDAMKVEREKEVVQRERLRGEYDTEIKTIHQRGEGEVSKQKEYNRQQLEQMKVAHEDQLNQQRQIQEKEKQEALARHQKQMQDNENLYRAELHNQKSEFQKSFDYNERTNREIIEGQKDRLLSALQSQKKELLDSSGKYLDKKDDPFYRLKSAPSVLKESPWAYVLEVQIPESQKDDIDVVVKENQLVVSGTRRYEDQIEEGDHKVTTNNYQSYREAIDIDHPAVEKAVTKEYKDGLLTVRIPKMGMKPPSV, translated from the coding sequence ATGTCGTCTGAAGTGAGTCGCTCCCAGGCTCGTCAAAATCAAGATCTCCAGCTATTGCAGGAGCAATACCGTCAGCGTCGCAAGAAAGTGATGGAACAAAACGAGCAGGATATGGCCCGCTTGCGGGAGACCTACCGGGAGCGTGAGCAGGACATTCGCAATAGCGGGGAAGCCTCAGTCAATCACATCCGCAAAAATATGGACGCCAAAGTCACCAATACCCGGGTGCAAAGTGAGCACGCGGTACGCAGTGAAAAGGAGCGCCAGGCGCGCGTCTATGAAGAGGTCCAACGCCAAGGAACTGCTCGGCTGGACAACCTAAAACAGGACCATCAGGCTCGCGAAAAAGCCGTCGGTCGTGACGTTCGTGTGGCCCGCGAAAGACGGGACCGCTTGGTCGATCAGGAGAGGGAGAACACCAAAAACATCCTGGACAATGAAAACCAGAGACGCAAAAAGATTGAGGCCTATTCTGCCGAGAGCATTGAAGAGGCCAGGACCAATGCGCAGAAAAAGCGTGAGGAGGTTAACCGGACCTCAAGTGAAGAAATCAAGCGCCTCCACACCTCCCAGCAGAAGAAGATCCAGGAGGCCCGGCAGCGCCACGAGGAACAATACTCCCAATTCTCACAACAGGGGCAGGAACGACTAAAAACTCTTCGTGACCAGAACCAGGTGGTCTATGAAAATGAAAGGGAGCAGGCCAACAAAACCCTCCAGGACCTGCGGGTGCGCTCGTCCAATGAAATCCACAGTCAGCAGCGTCAAGGCGAGGAACAACTGCACACCATGAAGGAGCAGCACCAAGACGCCATGAAAGTTGAACGAGAAAAGGAAGTCGTCCAGAGAGAAAGGCTCCGAGGTGAATACGATACGGAAATCAAAACCATTCATCAGCGTGGTGAAGGCGAAGTCAGCAAGCAAAAGGAATACAATCGCCAGCAGTTAGAACAAATGAAGGTCGCTCACGAGGACCAACTGAATCAGCAACGGCAAATCCAGGAAAAGGAGAAGCAAGAGGCTTTAGCCCGCCATCAAAAGCAGATGCAGGATAATGAGAATCTTTACCGGGCTGAACTGCACAATCAGAAGTCGGAGTTCCAAAAGTCCTTTGATTACAATGAGCGAACCAACCGGGAAATTATCGAAGGTCAGAAGGACAGATTGCTCTCTGCTCTTCAGAGTCAAAAAAAGGAATTGCTGGATTCCTCGGGCAAGTATTTGGACAAGAAAGACGACCCTTTTTACCGATTGAAATCAGCGCCTTCGGTTTTGAAAGAAAGTCCCTGGGCCTATGTTCTAGAGGTGCAGATTCCTGAGAGCCAAAAGGATGATATTGACGTGGTGGTAAAAGAAAACCAACTGGTCGTCTCGGGCACCAGGCGCTATGAGGATCAGATTGAAGAAGGGGATCATAAGGTCACCACCAACAACTACCAGTCCTATCGCGAGGCGATTGACATAGATCATCCTGCGGTGGAAAAGGCGGTCACCAAGGAATACAAAGACGGCCTTTTAACCGTGCGCATTCCTAAGATGGGGATGAAGCCGCCTTCGGTTTAA
- a CDS encoding response regulator transcription factor, with protein MNSAKILVVDDEKDVRDYLISVLSDESFEVRGVEDGDDIISVLSGFAPNIILLDYSLPGKSGVEIIRVVRENRNFSDIPIIMVTGLDGEEEKVAALELGADDYVVKPFSPKELSARVRAVLRRVPADDVERLENGDLVVDLRSHKVMLSGSEVYLTLTEFRILTELLRQKGKVLTRDRLRETALGNLNVTDRTIDVHMASLRKKLAQYAPSIETVRGVGYRYSMN; from the coding sequence ATGAATTCAGCAAAAATTCTTGTGGTCGATGATGAAAAGGACGTTCGCGATTATCTCATCTCTGTGTTGAGTGATGAGAGCTTTGAAGTGCGCGGGGTGGAAGACGGGGACGATATCATTTCGGTCCTGTCGGGATTTGCCCCTAACATCATTCTCCTTGATTACAGTTTGCCCGGCAAAAGCGGAGTGGAAATCATTCGCGTGGTTCGTGAGAATCGTAATTTCTCTGATATTCCGATCATCATGGTGACCGGCCTTGACGGTGAAGAGGAAAAGGTGGCGGCGTTGGAGTTGGGAGCTGACGACTACGTGGTTAAGCCCTTTTCTCCCAAAGAATTGTCGGCTCGTGTGCGGGCGGTTCTACGTCGAGTTCCTGCCGACGATGTTGAGCGTCTGGAAAACGGAGATCTTGTCGTGGATCTTCGCTCTCACAAGGTCATGCTTAGTGGCAGTGAAGTGTACCTAACTTTGACCGAATTCCGAATCCTGACGGAGCTACTTCGCCAAAAGGGCAAGGTATTAACCCGGGATCGCCTGCGGGAAACAGCTCTTGGCAACCTCAATGTCACCGATCGGACCATTGACGTTCACATGGCATCTCTACGCAAGAAACTGGCTCAGTACGCTCCTTCGATTGAGACCGTACGTGGTGTGGGCTACCGCTATTCTATGAACTGA
- a CDS encoding peptidase — protein sequence MSDKANRQKAESSEANGNKIVIDEANGLVFASEDDLYQHFFKEISVLEDEFFRLRRENIDLPENDFSLFEKNLSPTLEDPDEVWEDRETIPGQVVMIYLKEFPEQASGEDGREPTRDEFLFHVALCYMTANVPSFVYLHFPSKDIDLVEQYCRGELVYDRSLKDVPAGAIDGDALAEGDELAKGLYESMLKVRADRDIHEEEFSEFAQLREETVEEADEIWRAADSMGNVLVTFVKEFPDELDSGEMWYVVVTLEDQPSSSHALLFSFPSLDRSLIDRYRHGENLQAEEVVQESSH from the coding sequence ATGTCGGATAAGGCCAATCGGCAAAAAGCGGAAAGCAGCGAAGCCAACGGAAACAAGATCGTTATCGATGAGGCCAATGGATTGGTGTTTGCCTCTGAGGACGATCTTTATCAGCACTTCTTTAAGGAGATTTCCGTACTTGAGGATGAGTTCTTTCGTCTGCGCCGGGAGAATATCGACTTGCCTGAAAATGACTTTTCACTTTTTGAAAAGAATCTGAGCCCCACTCTCGAAGATCCGGACGAAGTCTGGGAAGATAGGGAAACAATTCCTGGCCAAGTGGTGATGATTTACTTAAAAGAGTTTCCAGAACAAGCGTCCGGCGAAGATGGCCGCGAACCCACTCGCGATGAGTTTTTGTTCCATGTGGCCCTTTGCTATATGACCGCTAATGTGCCCAGCTTTGTCTACCTCCACTTCCCCTCAAAGGACATCGACCTCGTGGAGCAGTATTGTCGGGGTGAGTTGGTCTATGATCGCAGCCTCAAGGATGTTCCTGCGGGTGCTATTGACGGAGATGCTCTAGCCGAAGGTGATGAGTTGGCCAAGGGGCTTTACGAATCCATGCTCAAAGTTCGCGCTGACAGAGATATCCATGAAGAAGAATTTAGTGAATTCGCTCAACTGCGGGAAGAAACCGTCGAAGAAGCCGACGAAATTTGGCGAGCTGCCGACTCCATGGGCAATGTCCTCGTGACCTTTGTTAAGGAGTTTCCTGACGAATTGGATTCCGGCGAAATGTGGTACGTGGTCGTCACTCTCGAAGACCAACCTTCTTCAAGCCATGCCCTGCTGTTTTCCTTTCCCTCACTCGATCGCAGCCTGATCGATCGCTATCGCCACGGAGAAAACCTCCAGGCCGAAGAAGTCGTCCAAGAATCCAGCCACTAA
- a CDS encoding sodium:solute symporter family protein: protein MNLTILLLYLLGQFAICYYISKRIESEDDYLVAGRKLPLYMISISLFATWFGAETCIGSSAAVYESGISGSRADPFGYSLCLILSGLLIAPRLWSKKYFTLADLYRDRFGDSTQSLATWILSLSSLIWAAAQLRAFGHVVSATTDLPVNLTLFLSFCFVLAYTTLAGLMGDVITDVIQGAIITIGLFVLLYLVLSQSGPIGDLLIAQQTGDRLSLIAPNETWWERADRWAIPILGSLVAQEIVARIFAAKSRSVAVIGCYSSAAIYLVVGSIPVALGLMGPHLIQVEGDSEQFLILLAQKYMPWFLVPVFAGALISALLATIDSILLSVGALVAHNVLIPALKVTEENKKLRLNRTVVVVAGVVAYVMAIYSEGIYELLETASSFGTSGILIITILGLWSKWGCNRTATVTLITGLVATPVGEYIFKVPSPFLVSIAVSLMVFFAMSLVKPKAASSPS, encoded by the coding sequence TTGAATCTAACCATTCTTCTTCTTTATCTTTTAGGTCAGTTTGCTATTTGCTATTACATTTCGAAACGCATTGAATCTGAAGATGACTACCTGGTCGCCGGCCGAAAACTTCCCCTCTACATGATTTCCATTTCTCTTTTTGCCACCTGGTTTGGAGCCGAGACCTGTATTGGATCTTCGGCTGCTGTCTATGAATCCGGCATTTCCGGGAGTCGGGCCGACCCTTTTGGCTATAGCCTCTGCCTGATTCTTTCGGGCCTGCTCATTGCCCCCCGGCTGTGGAGCAAGAAATACTTCACTCTTGCCGATCTCTACCGGGACCGTTTTGGCGATTCCACTCAGAGTCTCGCCACCTGGATCCTGAGCCTCTCCTCTCTGATCTGGGCTGCCGCTCAATTGCGGGCATTTGGTCACGTGGTGTCGGCCACCACCGACTTGCCCGTGAACCTTACCTTGTTTTTGTCCTTCTGTTTTGTTCTCGCCTACACCACTCTGGCGGGTCTGATGGGGGACGTGATCACCGATGTGATTCAAGGAGCAATTATCACAATCGGTCTTTTCGTCCTTCTCTATCTAGTGCTTTCCCAATCCGGCCCTATTGGTGATTTGCTAATTGCACAACAAACTGGGGACCGACTGTCACTGATCGCCCCCAATGAAACCTGGTGGGAAAGAGCGGATCGATGGGCCATTCCAATTCTTGGTTCACTTGTTGCCCAAGAAATTGTTGCCCGCATCTTTGCGGCCAAAAGTCGTTCTGTTGCCGTCATCGGCTGTTACAGTTCAGCAGCCATATACCTGGTGGTCGGCAGTATTCCGGTGGCCTTGGGACTTATGGGTCCCCACTTGATTCAAGTTGAGGGCGACTCAGAACAGTTTCTTATCTTACTGGCGCAAAAGTATATGCCTTGGTTTCTCGTGCCCGTGTTTGCCGGAGCTTTGATCTCGGCCCTCCTCGCCACCATTGATAGCATTTTACTTTCCGTGGGTGCGCTGGTGGCTCACAATGTTTTGATACCGGCTTTGAAGGTCACAGAAGAAAATAAAAAGCTCCGCCTCAACAGGACTGTTGTGGTTGTCGCCGGAGTAGTGGCCTATGTCATGGCCATTTACTCGGAAGGGATTTATGAACTTTTGGAAACTGCTTCTTCCTTTGGCACTTCGGGCATTTTGATTATCACGATTTTAGGCTTGTGGTCGAAATGGGGCTGTAATCGAACTGCGACTGTGACTCTGATCACAGGCCTGGTTGCCACACCTGTCGGTGAGTACATATTCAAAGTTCCCTCGCCATTTTTAGTGAGTATTGCCGTCTCGTTGATGGTCTTTTTTGCCATGTCCCTGGTTAAACCGAAGGCGGCTTCATCCCCATCTTAG
- a CDS encoding matrixin family metalloprotease — MRRKLVTGGLLLMTVLFIQACGRKLEPEEPCNFVQNSQMQRVSWKDRMPVKLYIHASVPTQYYSSIELAVDQWNRAMGREMMRIELTGVSGDNIPKRDGASMIYWLNQWEDDRRTEQARTTVYWTGDRIYEADIRINGEFFSFYGGDGAESFSGVDMESLMVHEFGHVMGLSHNGDKGSVMAVTLSSGTLRRTPGKDDLDSLRCEY, encoded by the coding sequence ATGCGGAGAAAGCTCGTTACGGGCGGACTACTATTAATGACGGTTCTGTTCATACAGGCCTGTGGACGAAAGCTTGAGCCAGAAGAGCCCTGCAATTTCGTACAGAACAGTCAAATGCAGCGGGTGTCCTGGAAAGACCGGATGCCGGTGAAGCTCTATATTCATGCCTCCGTTCCCACTCAGTACTATTCCTCAATTGAATTGGCTGTGGACCAATGGAACCGGGCCATGGGTCGCGAAATGATGAGAATCGAACTAACCGGAGTCAGTGGCGACAACATTCCCAAACGTGATGGCGCCTCGATGATCTATTGGTTAAACCAATGGGAAGACGATCGGCGGACCGAACAGGCGCGTACCACTGTTTATTGGACAGGGGACCGCATTTACGAAGCCGACATTCGCATCAATGGTGAATTCTTCTCCTTTTACGGAGGGGACGGAGCCGAGAGTTTTTCCGGCGTTGATATGGAAAGCCTGATGGTTCACGAGTTTGGTCACGTGATGGGCCTCTCTCACAATGGTGACAAGGGCAGTGTAATGGCGGTCACCCTGTCCAGCGGAACTCTACGCCGGACCCCGGGCAAGGACGATTTGGATTCGCTTCGCTGTGAGTACTGA
- a CDS encoding metallophosphoesterase family protein, which yields MGRVRSLESLNSNSNNPPPGPLPPNGPPPLPPIDDSIQDKINQVTRGPYLQMSTSHSIVIRWRTSNPTRGRLRLGPAPDRMVHEFEESQPSREHEVLATGLREATRYFYSIGSESGRLAGLNDQHYFVTHPIIGTVKPTRIWVLGDSGTKDANARAVRDAYYSKTGNQHTDLWLMLGDNAYTDGTDTEFQAAVFDMYPRMLRTSALFPTRGNHERDDSPYYQIFTMPTKGEAGGLPSGSEAYYSFDYANIHFVCLDSTGSSRLPTSAMAKWLKDDLANNSALWTIAYWHHPPYSKGSHDSDSEGALVEMREHFLPILEDYGVDLVMAGHSHSYERSVLLDGHYGNSSSLRSSMILNTGDGRANGNGAYQKDHLAHKGAVYVVAGSSGKVSGGSLNHPVMKVNLRELGSLILEINGNRMDTTFIRENGDFDDTFTILKNSTQQRAPADTE from the coding sequence ATGGGCCGCGTTCGCTCATTAGAATCCCTCAACAGCAACAGTAACAATCCACCACCCGGACCACTGCCTCCCAACGGCCCCCCACCCCTGCCGCCAATTGATGATTCGATACAAGACAAGATCAACCAGGTCACCCGCGGCCCTTATTTGCAAATGTCCACCTCCCATTCAATTGTCATCAGGTGGCGCACCAGCAACCCGACCCGGGGGCGTTTGCGTCTGGGCCCGGCTCCTGACCGCATGGTTCACGAGTTTGAAGAATCGCAGCCCTCCCGTGAACATGAAGTCCTTGCGACGGGACTACGCGAAGCCACTCGTTACTTTTATTCGATTGGCAGCGAGTCTGGAAGATTGGCTGGCCTCAACGATCAACATTATTTCGTGACTCACCCAATAATCGGTACTGTAAAGCCCACACGCATTTGGGTGTTGGGGGATTCCGGAACCAAGGATGCCAATGCCCGCGCCGTCCGCGATGCCTATTACAGCAAAACGGGTAATCAACACACAGACCTGTGGCTCATGCTAGGAGACAACGCCTACACTGATGGTACCGATACTGAGTTCCAGGCGGCGGTCTTTGATATGTATCCTCGTATGTTGAGAACCTCGGCACTATTTCCCACTCGCGGCAATCACGAACGGGACGACAGCCCCTACTATCAGATTTTCACCATGCCCACCAAGGGCGAAGCTGGAGGGCTTCCGTCAGGAAGCGAAGCCTATTACTCCTTCGACTACGCCAATATCCACTTTGTCTGTCTCGACTCCACAGGCAGTAGTCGCTTACCCACCAGCGCTATGGCCAAATGGCTCAAAGATGATCTGGCCAATAACTCGGCATTGTGGACCATCGCCTATTGGCACCATCCGCCCTACAGCAAGGGATCTCATGACTCCGACAGCGAAGGTGCCCTGGTGGAGATGCGTGAACACTTCCTCCCCATTCTCGAAGACTACGGGGTTGATCTGGTCATGGCGGGCCACAGTCATTCTTACGAGAGGTCTGTGCTCCTAGATGGCCACTATGGAAATTCATCCTCTCTGCGCAGTAGCATGATTCTCAACACTGGGGATGGCCGGGCCAATGGAAATGGCGCCTACCAAAAAGATCATCTGGCTCACAAGGGCGCTGTGTACGTGGTTGCCGGTTCCTCGGGAAAGGTCTCTGGTGGCTCCTTGAATCATCCCGTCATGAAGGTTAACTTAAGAGAATTGGGGTCGCTCATTCTGGAAATCAATGGTAATCGTATGGACACCACTTTTATTCGCGAAAATGGCGACTTTGATGACACGTTTACAATTCTCAAAAATTCAACTCAACAAAGAGCTCCTGCCGACACTGAGTGA
- a CDS encoding transposase, with protein sequence MRDRRLRDYKALNSQIRGFLFEFGILVPTSSAKFFKVIPKVLEEAESSLSGIIRDEIYELFVECRNHYLKAEELEKKIRDYCSESHFYRKAIEEISGVGPLVASRFLSTISSPSNFRNGRQVSAHLGLVPRQYSSGGRTRLGGITKNGDIGLRTMLIQGARARLASLVKSNIPLRNKVSF encoded by the coding sequence ATGCGAGATCGAAGACTCAGGGACTACAAAGCTCTCAATAGCCAAATCCGGGGATTCCTGTTTGAATTTGGCATTTTAGTCCCTACGAGTTCGGCTAAATTCTTTAAAGTTATTCCCAAGGTCCTAGAAGAAGCCGAGTCATCACTCAGTGGGATAATAAGAGATGAGATTTATGAACTCTTCGTTGAGTGCCGTAACCATTACCTAAAGGCTGAAGAGCTCGAAAAAAAGATCCGGGATTACTGTAGTGAAAGCCATTTCTACCGCAAGGCTATCGAAGAAATATCAGGCGTGGGACCTCTGGTGGCCTCAAGATTTTTGTCGACAATAAGCAGCCCGAGTAATTTTAGGAATGGAAGACAGGTCTCTGCTCACCTAGGTCTAGTTCCACGACAATATTCGAGTGGAGGACGGACAAGGCTTGGAGGCATAACGAAAAATGGAGACATTGGCTTAAGAACTATGCTGATCCAGGGAGCGCGAGCCAGACTCGCTAGCTTAGTGAAAAGCAATATCCCACTCAGGAACAAAGTAAGCTTTTAA
- a CDS encoding M56 family metallopeptidase, translated as MMTSQSLFQGLVQVAILGNVILLLFYIFSRWTSGTSPNTKSLIWRTSLIPLPLLLFWTDQSQWVSSCVKELSPLCPQWLGAAVTVLPSMGQGAQQEDGLLLFALWGVPVLSLAILGLGTYHFRLRKWLLRACLADESLHLVVRQVADDLELRRLPKVLMVHNLGSPAIAGVWSPKLLLPVGLDNKLSKDEVRAALAHELAHLKNGDHWWNFYLWLHQCAFFFVPLLWIAGKEMHRVQEMAADEIAVTRGGAKRSQLASALAWVGAGLTPSIPIPFVASALRPKQALKDRIAALAHYRRPRVVQAWMSFVGVGILVFGFTLLAERYWPSQVVISAKGKTEGEPIMCYPVPDIMKTIEATKKGRC; from the coding sequence ATGATGACGAGTCAATCCCTTTTTCAGGGCCTTGTTCAGGTGGCAATTCTTGGCAATGTTATCTTGTTGTTGTTTTATATTTTTTCGCGATGGACGTCGGGCACTTCTCCCAACACCAAGTCCCTCATCTGGCGCACAAGTTTGATTCCCTTGCCTCTTTTACTTTTTTGGACGGATCAGTCCCAATGGGTGAGTTCTTGTGTGAAGGAACTGTCTCCTCTTTGTCCCCAATGGCTGGGGGCTGCAGTGACTGTTCTCCCTTCGATGGGGCAGGGGGCACAGCAGGAAGATGGCCTTTTGCTGTTTGCCCTTTGGGGAGTGCCAGTGCTGTCGCTTGCGATATTAGGCCTGGGAACCTATCATTTTCGCCTCCGGAAATGGCTACTCCGCGCCTGTCTTGCTGATGAATCGCTTCACTTGGTTGTGAGGCAGGTCGCTGATGACTTAGAATTGAGGCGTTTGCCAAAGGTTTTAATGGTGCATAACCTTGGAAGTCCTGCCATCGCAGGAGTTTGGTCACCCAAGTTGCTTTTACCGGTTGGCCTGGACAACAAACTGTCGAAGGATGAGGTCCGTGCAGCCCTCGCCCACGAGCTGGCTCATCTCAAAAACGGTGATCACTGGTGGAACTTTTACCTGTGGTTGCACCAATGTGCCTTCTTTTTTGTTCCCCTGCTATGGATTGCGGGCAAAGAAATGCATCGAGTTCAGGAAATGGCAGCCGACGAGATAGCCGTAACCCGAGGGGGCGCCAAAAGAAGCCAACTGGCAAGTGCATTGGCCTGGGTGGGGGCGGGATTGACGCCGTCGATTCCCATTCCATTTGTCGCTTCGGCCTTGCGTCCTAAACAGGCTCTAAAAGATCGCATTGCTGCCTTGGCCCACTACCGTCGGCCAAGAGTGGTGCAGGCCTGGATGAGTTTTGTGGGAGTGGGTATTTTAGTTTTTGGCTTCACTCTATTGGCAGAAAGATATTGGCCCTCGCAGGTGGTGATTTCTGCCAAGGGAAAAACGGAAGGTGAGCCCATTATGTGTTACCCGGTTCCCGATATCATGAAGACCATTGAAGCGACCAAGAAAGGGCGCTGCTAA
- a CDS encoding DsbA family protein — protein sequence MRKLGYALLFGLTVTSCSPSKEKIKQVIRENPDLVFGAIEDDPEKFVATVNQAVQSQQLKARERENQKALTEIEKDFISPKEPIIDKNRIVFGSASAPITIVEYGDLQCPACQRGYYSLKEIKKRYADKISIIYKHMPLKFHELAFPAAQYFEAIARQDKAKALTFHDQIFEKQREMTNLEFIRTTAKALKVDWKRLEKDLKSLEIEKRISDDIGEFTEFGFTGTPVYLINGVALQGAYPADEMAKVIDRHLQKDSR from the coding sequence ATGCGAAAATTAGGATATGCATTGCTGTTTGGTCTGACCGTCACAAGTTGCTCACCTTCTAAGGAGAAAATCAAGCAGGTGATTCGTGAGAACCCGGATTTGGTTTTTGGCGCCATAGAAGATGACCCGGAAAAATTCGTCGCCACGGTCAACCAAGCTGTTCAGTCTCAGCAGCTAAAGGCCAGGGAGAGGGAAAACCAGAAAGCCCTCACAGAGATCGAAAAGGACTTTATTTCTCCCAAAGAGCCCATCATTGACAAGAACCGAATCGTTTTTGGCTCCGCCTCGGCCCCAATTACCATAGTGGAGTATGGGGATCTCCAGTGCCCGGCTTGTCAGAGGGGCTACTATTCACTGAAGGAAATCAAAAAACGCTACGCCGACAAAATCAGTATCATCTACAAACATATGCCTTTGAAGTTTCATGAGCTGGCCTTTCCCGCAGCTCAGTATTTTGAGGCCATTGCCCGACAAGATAAGGCCAAGGCCCTGACCTTTCACGATCAGATATTTGAAAAACAACGGGAGATGACAAACCTGGAGTTTATTCGCACCACGGCCAAAGCCCTCAAGGTGGATTGGAAAAGGTTGGAGAAAGACCTTAAGTCCCTAGAGATCGAAAAACGCATCAGTGACGACATAGGCGAATTCACAGAGTTTGGCTTCACCGGGACCCCAGTTTATTTGATTAACGGCGTGGCCCTACAAGGAGCCTATCCGGCCGACGAAATGGCAAAAGTGATCGACCGGCACCTGCAGAAGGATAGCCGGTGA
- a CDS encoding response regulator encodes MSVQENKSKVIQADVHVLVVDDEPFLREAIAGYFEAQGYQVGQAGSGREALTYISSGEVDILVSDVRMADGSGIDILLAFRENQVPRPKGVIMMTGFGNVSEQELYGLGADRLLNKPLRAQELIRIVNELYEEAA; translated from the coding sequence ATGTCTGTGCAAGAAAACAAGTCCAAGGTCATCCAAGCCGACGTTCACGTTTTAGTGGTGGATGATGAGCCTTTTCTTCGCGAAGCCATCGCCGGGTACTTTGAAGCCCAGGGGTATCAAGTGGGGCAGGCGGGGTCAGGACGAGAAGCTCTGACTTATATTTCCAGTGGTGAAGTTGACATTTTGGTAAGTGATGTTCGCATGGCTGACGGCAGTGGCATTGATATTCTTCTCGCCTTTCGTGAAAACCAGGTTCCGCGCCCCAAGGGTGTGATCATGATGACTGGCTTCGGTAACGTCTCCGAGCAGGAACTCTATGGCCTGGGTGCTGACCGCTTGCTCAATAAACCACTGCGTGCCCAGGAGCTCATCCGCATCGTCAACGAACTCTACGAAGAAGCCGCCTAA